A region of the Bacillota bacterium genome:
CCGGGGGTGTGGTGCTGCGGCCCGAGGACCTGCGGGTGTGGCGCCACCGGCCCGGCAACCCCATGGATATCTGCCTGCTCATCGACGCCTCCGCCAGCATGGCGGGGCGCCGGTTGCGGGCGGCCAAGTTCCTGGCGCAGCACCTGGTGCTGGCCACCCGCGACCGGGTGGCGGTGCTGGTGTTCCAGGAACGCCGGGTGGAGACCTACGTGCCCCTTTGCCGCAGTTTCTCCCGGGTGGAACACGGACTCTCCCGGATCGCCGCCCTGGGACTGACGCCCATGGCGGAAGGGATCGTGGGAGCCCTCGACTACCTGCGGCGTACGCGGGCCAGGAACCCCGTCTTGCTGCTCATCTCCGACGGCATTCCCACCGTGCCCAAGTGGACCCTCGATCCCCTCAGCGACGCCCTGGACGCCGCCAGTCGCATACCCCAGGCGCGGGTGAACTTCGCCTGCATCGGGCTGGAACCTAACCGTGCCTTCCTGGAGGGCCTGTGCCGGCGGGCGAACGGGCACCTTTACATCGTCGACGAGCTGGACAAGGAGTCCCTGGTGGCCATAGCCCACGCGGAAAGACGCCGCGTGCGCGGCCTCACCGCCTAGGCCCGCCCCGCCGACCGGTGCCCGCCCCACCGCGCGGGCCCCGCGCAAGACCGGCCTGGCCCGCCCCACCGTGCCGGCCCCGCGCAGGACGGGCCTGGCCCCTGCCCACCGTGCGGGCCCCCGCCGGGAGCGGGATGCAGGCGCTTGCCGGCGAGGCGGGAGGAATGGGGGGCAAGGGTGGCGAATGGCTTGCCAAAAATGTCCTAGGGGGGCGAAGGTCGTGAGCTGGGCCTGGCTGTTGTGGTCTGTGGCCGCTGTCCTGCTTGCCCTGTTTGCGGGCCAGAACACAGACCTGGTGGTCATCCGTTTTCTGGGTTGGGAGGTCCGTACCTACCAGGCCCTGGTCATAGTGGGCGCCGCCGCGGCAGGAGTCGTGCTCACCGCTCTCAGTGCACTCCCCCAGCGGGTGCGGGCGTACCTGCGAAGCTCCGACCTGCAGTCCCAGGTGCGCAAGCTCGGGGAGGAAAAGCAAGCCCTGGACG
Encoded here:
- a CDS encoding LapA family protein → MSWAWLLWSVAAVLLALFAGQNTDLVVIRFLGWEVRTYQALVIVGAAAAGVVLTALSALPQRVRAYLRSSDLQSQVRKLGEEKQALD